A window from Spirochaetota bacterium encodes these proteins:
- a CDS encoding HAD family phosphatase has product MKKYKAIHFDMDGVIVDSMRYHARSWQTVFAEYGISISEKDIFRREGMPGIDSIKDIFNQYGLTPPKNNELINLLEEKLRIFEGFEIDVFPFVREILDYLTCKKILLSLVTGSLRRSVAHVIPEGMEKYFDVIVTVDDIKNGKPNPEPYIKAMGKLRVSPDDSLAIENAPLGILSAKRADLCCYAIATSLSASFLSEADRVFEDHETLFEYLKQCL; this is encoded by the coding sequence ATGAAAAAATATAAGGCTATACATTTCGATATGGATGGGGTTATTGTGGATTCCATGAGATATCATGCACGATCGTGGCAGACAGTATTTGCGGAATATGGCATATCAATATCCGAAAAGGATATTTTCAGAAGGGAGGGGATGCCGGGCATTGATTCAATCAAGGATATATTTAATCAATATGGATTAACCCCACCAAAGAATAATGAACTCATTAACCTCCTAGAAGAGAAATTAAGAATATTCGAAGGATTTGAGATAGACGTTTTCCCCTTTGTTAGGGAAATATTGGACTATTTAACCTGCAAGAAAATTCTTCTCTCTTTGGTTACCGGTTCCTTGAGAAGATCTGTAGCGCATGTTATACCCGAAGGGATGGAAAAATATTTTGACGTAATAGTAACAGTAGATGATATAAAAAATGGCAAACCTAATCCAGAGCCATACATCAAGGCGATGGGGAAATTGCGCGTTAGTCCAGATGATTCTCTAGCAATTGAAAATGCGCCGCTTGGAATCCTTTCAGCCAAGAGAGCCGATCTCTGTTGTTATGCAATAGCAACCTCCCTCTCAGCATCTTTTTTAAGTGAAGCAGATAGAGTATTTGAAGATCACGAAACACTATTTGAGTATCTGAAACAATGCTTATAA
- the meaB gene encoding methylmalonyl Co-A mutase-associated GTPase MeaB, which produces MNSDYKDLIREMEEGSMRAMAKLITRVENREHGWLDIMKDIYPKTGRAQVLGITGSPGAGKSTLTDQLIQVFVDRGHNVGIIAVDPSSPFSGGALLGDRLRMNKISSIEGVFIRSMATRGALGGLSLAARDVIKIMDASGKDIILVETVGVGQDEVDVVRAADIVIVVCVPGMGDSIQAIKAGIMEIADIFVVNKADRKDADQVVLDIQNMLNFDSEVSEGRNIPILKTIASTGEGISALADAFFQGLNEKERKKDWYKDRLREEILGLLEKEVARHLRNQFEKDSKLESHVEHVLAREDDPYSIVQMMMDNLIHP; this is translated from the coding sequence ATGAACAGTGATTATAAAGACTTGATAAGGGAAATGGAAGAGGGATCAATGCGAGCTATGGCTAAGCTGATAACTCGAGTGGAGAATCGTGAACATGGATGGTTGGATATAATGAAAGATATATACCCTAAAACAGGAAGGGCGCAAGTTTTAGGGATTACCGGCTCGCCTGGAGCTGGTAAAAGCACACTAACTGATCAGTTGATCCAAGTTTTTGTAGATAGGGGCCATAATGTTGGTATAATAGCTGTTGATCCTTCCAGCCCTTTTTCTGGTGGAGCTTTGTTAGGTGACCGCCTTCGAATGAACAAAATTAGCTCAATAGAAGGCGTATTTATTCGTTCCATGGCAACTCGCGGGGCTTTGGGGGGGTTGAGTCTAGCCGCGCGTGATGTAATAAAAATTATGGATGCATCAGGCAAGGACATTATTCTGGTTGAGACTGTTGGAGTAGGACAGGATGAGGTGGATGTGGTAAGAGCTGCTGATATTGTGATAGTTGTTTGTGTCCCAGGAATGGGAGATAGTATTCAGGCGATTAAGGCTGGAATAATGGAAATAGCGGATATTTTTGTTGTCAATAAGGCCGATAGAAAGGACGCTGATCAAGTTGTTTTGGATATCCAGAATATGCTCAACTTCGATTCCGAGGTATCTGAAGGAAGGAATATCCCCATATTAAAAACAATAGCTTCCACTGGCGAGGGCATATCAGCGCTTGCTGACGCGTTTTTTCAAGGATTAAATGAGAAAGAACGGAAAAAGGACTGGTATAAAGATCGGTTAAGGGAGGAAATCCTTGGTCTATTAGAAAAGGAGGTTGCACGGCATCTTCGCAATCAGTTTGAAAAAGATTCTAAACTTGAAAGCCATGTTGAGCATGTTCTTGCACGAGAAGATGATCCATACTCTATAGTGCAGATGATGATGGATAATCTTATTCATCCCTAA
- a CDS encoding aspartate kinase: MKKVVQKYGGTSVGSAERIKAVAKRIKDYVVNDYSVVTVVSAMGKTTDSLVELAYEISENPSKREMDMLLSTGEQVSVALLAMALHEIGIDAISYTGSQVRVITDGNFSNARIQRISTERIENSLQNNRVVIVAGFQGIDEEENITTLGRGGTDTSAVAFASVLGISDCEIYTDVDGIYTADPRIISKPKKLKEISYDEMLELARLGANVLHSRAVEFAKKYNVRLHVRSSLSYDEGTIVMPREGVMEKYVISGITSKVDEAKVTLRNIPDIPGVAADLFEKLGENKINVNMIVQSTGIDEMASISFTVLKSDLKCTLELCEKLGKELVESSIDYKEDIAIVSAVGVGMLSSYGIAGRMFKVLSNNNINIEMISTSEIGISCVIDGKHVELASQVIHDEFIG; encoded by the coding sequence ATGAAAAAGGTTGTGCAGAAATATGGAGGAACCTCTGTAGGATCAGCAGAGAGGATTAAGGCTGTTGCTAAAAGGATAAAGGATTATGTTGTTAATGATTATTCTGTAGTTACAGTTGTGTCTGCAATGGGGAAGACTACCGATTCTCTGGTTGAACTCGCATATGAGATCAGTGAGAACCCTAGCAAACGGGAAATGGATATGCTTCTCTCAACAGGCGAACAGGTCTCTGTCGCCTTGTTGGCTATGGCTCTTCATGAAATTGGTATTGATGCAATATCATATACAGGTTCCCAAGTGAGGGTAATTACTGATGGAAATTTTTCCAATGCTCGGATACAGAGAATCTCTACTGAGAGGATTGAAAATTCACTCCAAAATAATAGGGTTGTTATTGTAGCGGGATTCCAAGGCATTGATGAAGAGGAGAATATTACCACCTTGGGAAGGGGGGGAACAGATACATCTGCTGTCGCTTTTGCGTCTGTTCTAGGAATATCGGATTGTGAGATATATACTGATGTTGATGGTATATATACAGCTGATCCAAGAATCATCTCTAAACCCAAAAAGCTGAAAGAGATCAGCTATGATGAGATGTTGGAGCTTGCAAGGCTTGGGGCCAATGTTTTGCATTCCAGGGCTGTTGAGTTTGCAAAAAAGTATAATGTGAGGTTACATGTTCGATCCAGTTTATCATATGATGAAGGCACAATTGTCATGCCCAGGGAGGGTGTAATGGAAAAGTATGTAATTAGTGGCATAACCTCAAAAGTAGATGAAGCGAAGGTTACACTACGGAATATTCCAGATATACCTGGAGTTGCTGCGGATCTATTTGAAAAGCTAGGCGAAAATAAAATTAATGTTAATATGATAGTACAGTCAACAGGTATTGATGAAATGGCATCAATATCCTTCACAGTATTAAAGAGCGATCTTAAGTGTACGCTTGAGTTATGTGAAAAGTTGGGAAAGGAATTAGTGGAAAGCTCGATAGATTATAAAGAGGATATAGCAATTGTATCTGCAGTTGGTGTTGGAATGCTTTCTTCTTATGGGATTGCAGGAAGGATGTTTAAGGTTTTGTCTAATAATAACATAAATATTGAAATGATCTCAACCTCTGAGATTGGGATTTCATGTGTAATTGATGGTAAGCATGTTGAGCTGGCATCACAGGTAATTCATGATGAGTTTATCGGCTAA
- a CDS encoding GNAT family N-acetyltransferase — MMSEGWREKIVDVDEVIRRIKPGDSLFLSTGTGEPRTLIKSMLTSEEGNIMDVELIQLVSIGDTVSIEEKYPDSFRLKTFFAGWVAYSAIAEGRVDLIPARFSKIPSLISSETLQIDIAFVQISLPDDRGYVSLGVSVDAARQAIEQASFSVGEINPEVPYTLGNTLIPVDAFDCFVESSDPVIEISRPNIHPVFDGVAKNIAELVNDGSCVAFSLGSLYEALAKQLTNKRELGIHSAFVTDAIMDLIKSGAVTNQRKGSFLGRSVVSYAYGTRELYDWLHKNPLVEFQGIDVVADPKEIAKQDNFIMIFPSRQVDLTGEVAFHTGRGRISAGPGESQDYLSGVSMSEGGKIVIALPSRNRNLESNILPILKDYQDSLAGRNLIDYVVTENGIAALRGRTVRQRAMALIDIAHPDYREELINQAKDMNLIYKDQIYIPESATHYPNELIETKMFPGDLMVKFRPILPSDEEQMRRLFYRFSDKAIYYRYFSPMKAMPHYKMQLYVNVDHHDILSLVGVVGDSGYGTIIAEGRYVMWPDKRCADLAFVVDEGYQNRGIASYLLKRLIEIAKERNIEALTADILSSNKSMLHVLEKANIPYKTKVDHGVYHLTIPLTQESEEGSKPKKSKLWGKL; from the coding sequence ATGATGAGTGAAGGTTGGAGAGAAAAAATTGTAGATGTTGATGAGGTGATTAGAAGGATAAAACCGGGGGATAGCTTGTTTTTAAGCACCGGTACTGGTGAGCCTCGAACTCTAATAAAGAGCATGTTGACTTCAGAAGAGGGCAACATCATGGATGTTGAACTCATTCAGCTCGTGAGTATAGGCGATACTGTTTCCATTGAGGAGAAGTATCCGGACTCCTTTCGTCTCAAAACCTTTTTTGCTGGTTGGGTTGCATATAGCGCAATAGCCGAGGGCAGGGTGGATCTTATACCTGCGCGTTTTTCAAAGATCCCGTCTCTTATAAGTTCAGAAACCCTGCAGATAGATATAGCTTTTGTACAGATTTCTCTTCCTGATGACAGGGGTTATGTTAGTTTAGGTGTATCGGTTGATGCAGCGCGTCAGGCAATCGAACAAGCGTCCTTTTCTGTGGGCGAGATCAATCCTGAGGTGCCTTATACATTGGGGAATACATTGATTCCGGTAGACGCATTCGATTGCTTTGTTGAGAGTAGTGATCCTGTAATTGAGATTTCTAGACCCAACATTCATCCTGTATTCGATGGAGTGGCTAAGAATATCGCAGAATTGGTCAATGATGGGAGTTGTGTTGCATTTTCCTTGGGTTCGCTTTATGAGGCTTTGGCTAAGCAGCTTACAAACAAGCGTGAATTGGGCATACATTCCGCTTTCGTTACTGATGCCATTATGGATCTGATCAAGAGTGGGGCTGTCACAAATCAACGCAAGGGGTCCTTCCTTGGGAGAAGCGTTGTATCCTATGCATATGGAACACGGGAACTTTATGACTGGTTGCACAAAAATCCATTAGTTGAGTTTCAAGGGATTGATGTTGTTGCGGATCCAAAAGAGATTGCCAAGCAAGATAATTTTATCATGATATTCCCATCGCGTCAGGTAGACCTGACAGGGGAGGTGGCCTTTCATACAGGACGAGGGCGCATTTCTGCAGGGCCTGGCGAGTCTCAGGATTATCTATCCGGTGTATCTATGTCTGAGGGTGGTAAAATAGTTATAGCTCTGCCCTCTCGCAATCGAAACCTTGAATCAAACATCCTTCCCATATTAAAGGACTATCAGGATTCCTTGGCAGGACGCAATTTAATCGACTATGTTGTTACGGAGAATGGCATTGCAGCCCTTAGGGGACGCACAGTTCGCCAGAGGGCAATGGCTCTAATCGATATAGCACATCCAGATTATCGTGAAGAATTGATCAATCAGGCTAAGGATATGAATCTTATTTATAAGGATCAGATATATATTCCTGAGTCAGCAACCCATTATCCCAATGAGCTTATTGAAACAAAAATGTTTCCAGGGGATTTGATGGTAAAATTTCGTCCCATATTGCCATCGGATGAAGAACAGATGCGCAGGCTCTTCTATAGATTCTCTGATAAGGCCATATATTATAGATATTTTTCTCCAATGAAGGCCATGCCCCATTATAAGATGCAGCTTTATGTTAATGTAGATCATCACGATATACTCTCTTTAGTGGGTGTGGTTGGAGATTCTGGTTATGGAACAATAATAGCAGAGGGGAGATATGTTATGTGGCCTGATAAAAGATGTGCTGATTTGGCTTTTGTAGTTGATGAAGGATACCAGAATCGAGGTATTGCCTCTTATCTTCTCAAGCGTTTAATCGAGATAGCCAAAGAGCGAAATATTGAGGCTCTAACCGCTGACATACTCTCTTCTAACAAGTCCATGCTGCATGTTTTGGAAAAGGCTAATATACCCTACAAGACCAAGGTCGATCATGGTGTATATCATCTCACCATCCCCTTAACACAGGAATCGGAAGAAGGATCAAAACCCAAAAAATCCAAGCTTTGGGGCAAGCTCTAA
- a CDS encoding D-alanine--D-alanine ligase family protein, whose translation MIRIGILYGGRSLEHDVSLCSAASVVSAIDKDKYEIIAVGIDRDGKWYVQEEPVIEIDKNFGKVLALKRRGRWFVNHFEDDMKLNLYNLDNNEKIELDVVFPVIHGSFCEDGKIQGLLELAMVPYVGADVKGSVVAMDKDVTKRLLRDANIPVVPWIFLSSMEWCNYSNNVEMIVEELGLPLFVKPSNTGSSVGVMKVSEENELLAAIKYSFTFDNTVIIEKSINCREIECAVLGNHFPEVSMLGEIIPHHEFYSYEAKYIDPDGAELRIPAQISKELADEIRQTAGEAYRILCCRGMARVDFFVEKDESAYYINEINTIPGFTNISMYPKLWESAGLSYSDLIDKLITLAFQSHQERVKIKSY comes from the coding sequence ATGATACGGATTGGAATATTGTATGGAGGTAGATCACTTGAACATGATGTTTCACTATGTTCTGCCGCTTCAGTAGTTTCAGCGATTGATAAAGATAAGTATGAAATAATTGCGGTTGGCATTGATAGGGATGGCAAGTGGTATGTACAGGAAGAGCCTGTGATTGAAATTGATAAGAACTTCGGTAAAGTGTTGGCGTTAAAGAGGAGAGGAAGATGGTTTGTCAATCATTTTGAAGATGACATGAAACTTAACCTATACAATTTAGATAATAATGAAAAAATAGAACTGGATGTTGTTTTTCCAGTTATTCATGGGAGTTTCTGTGAGGATGGAAAGATTCAGGGGCTTCTGGAACTTGCCATGGTTCCATATGTTGGCGCTGATGTCAAGGGTTCGGTTGTGGCAATGGATAAGGATGTGACAAAGAGGCTATTAAGGGATGCCAACATCCCCGTAGTCCCATGGATTTTTCTTAGTAGTATGGAATGGTGTAATTATTCCAATAACGTTGAAATGATCGTTGAAGAGTTAGGTTTGCCACTTTTTGTAAAACCCTCAAATACTGGCTCTTCTGTTGGTGTAATGAAGGTTAGTGAGGAAAATGAGCTTTTAGCGGCTATAAAATACTCCTTCACCTTTGACAATACTGTTATTATTGAGAAGAGTATTAACTGTAGAGAAATAGAGTGCGCTGTTTTGGGAAATCATTTCCCTGAGGTTTCAATGTTGGGTGAAATCATTCCACATCATGAATTCTATTCATATGAGGCTAAGTATATTGACCCTGATGGGGCAGAATTGAGGATTCCGGCTCAGATTAGCAAAGAGCTAGCTGATGAAATTAGGCAGACAGCAGGGGAAGCCTATAGAATTCTATGTTGCAGGGGAATGGCAAGGGTTGACTTTTTTGTAGAGAAGGATGAGAGCGCATATTATATCAATGAGATAAACACGATACCAGGATTTACAAACATAAGCATGTATCCAAAATTGTGGGAGAGTGCTGGATTAAGCTATAGTGATTTGATTGATAAACTGATTACTTTAGCCTTTCAGAGTCATCAAGAGAGGGTGAAAATAAAGAGTTATTAG